In a single window of the Candidatus Celerinatantimonas neptuna genome:
- the sodB_2 gene encoding Superoxide dismutase [Fe]: protein MAFELPALPYEKHELEPHISAETLEFHHGKHHQAYVTKLNALIEGTEYAGQSLEAIIKSSNGGIFNNAAQIWNHTFYWSCLAPKAGGEPEGALAAAIIAQFGSFDAFKAQFTDSAATNFGSGWTWLVKNADGELTIVNTSNAGTPLTEDGVTPLMTCDVWEHAYYIDYRNARPNYLKGYWELINWEFVSANFAG from the coding sequence ATGGCTTTTGAACTACCTGCTCTGCCATATGAAAAACATGAGCTTGAACCACATATTTCAGCAGAAACCCTTGAATTCCATCATGGAAAACATCATCAGGCCTATGTTACTAAATTAAATGCTTTGATTGAAGGTACTGAATATGCTGGCCAGTCTCTCGAAGCAATTATCAAATCTTCAAACGGTGGCATTTTCAATAATGCAGCACAAATTTGGAACCACACGTTTTACTGGAGTTGCTTAGCCCCAAAAGCTGGCGGTGAACCAGAAGGCGCTCTTGCTGCTGCAATCATTGCTCAGTTTGGCTCATTTGATGCTTTTAAAGCTCAGTTTACGGATAGTGCAGCTACTAATTTTGGATCAGGCTGGACATGGCTGGTAAAAAATGCAGATGGGGAATTGACCATTGTTAATACCAGCAATGCAGGCACTCCTTTAACTGAAGATGGTGTAACACCGCTGATGACCTGTGATGTATGGGAGCATGCATATTATATCGATTATCGGAATGCTCGCCCTAACTATCTTAAAGGATATTGGGAACTGATTAATTGGGAATTTGTTTCTGCGAATTTTGCAGGTTAA
- the deaD gene encoding ATP-dependent RNA helicase DeaD yields the protein MTDNCSGFAQFALPLEILKAVDELGYTEPSPIQAQTIPLLLEGHDVLGMAQTGTGKTAAFSLPLIARIDADLKQPQLLILAPTRELAGQVAESIEQYAKKISQIKILALYGGQDYGSQLRALRRGAQIIVGTPGRVIDHLERGTLKLEHLKAMVLDEADEMLRMGFIDDVDKIMSKTPENRQMALFSATMPTVIKKLTRKYMRQPKEIKIAAKTATVANIKQGYWLVQRYSKQEALARVLEMQENATIVFTRTKQATLELASAMESRGFRSEALNGDMNQNLRERAVEQLKKGTIDVVIATDVAARGLDVERIGLVVNYDIPFDSEAYVHRIGRTGRAGRSGEAVLFVNRRECRMLQQIERMTRQKIERIDLPTGKMLEEKRLERFNAQLSQLDDSQRLSDYQHLITDLVGKRDETIESLAAKLLMIAQGSRPLKVIEPPVEETSMNARVRKPKRQNDKKQRRATADVPMERFRLEVGRDHGAQPKHIVGAIANEANIESQFIGRIELFDDHSTVELPKGMPEAVFKELGKAYVKHRKLRIRRI from the coding sequence ATGACTGATAATTGTTCGGGGTTCGCTCAATTTGCTCTTCCATTGGAAATATTAAAGGCTGTAGACGAGCTCGGTTATACTGAACCATCACCTATCCAAGCCCAGACTATTCCCTTGTTACTGGAAGGTCATGATGTTTTAGGCATGGCTCAGACAGGGACAGGAAAAACAGCAGCTTTTTCCCTTCCTTTAATCGCCAGAATAGATGCTGATTTAAAACAGCCGCAATTGTTAATCCTTGCTCCAACGAGAGAGCTTGCCGGTCAGGTTGCTGAATCTATTGAGCAATATGCTAAAAAAATATCCCAAATTAAAATTTTGGCGCTTTATGGTGGGCAGGACTACGGAAGCCAGCTAAGAGCATTACGGCGTGGAGCGCAGATTATCGTTGGAACGCCAGGTCGAGTCATTGACCATCTTGAACGTGGAACTCTTAAGCTGGAACATCTTAAAGCAATGGTGTTAGATGAAGCAGATGAAATGTTGCGTATGGGATTTATTGACGATGTAGATAAGATTATGTCGAAAACGCCTGAAAACCGTCAGATGGCACTCTTTTCGGCAACAATGCCTACTGTAATTAAAAAACTGACACGTAAATATATGCGTCAGCCAAAAGAAATTAAAATTGCAGCTAAAACAGCAACCGTTGCGAATATTAAGCAAGGATACTGGCTGGTTCAACGCTATTCTAAACAAGAAGCACTGGCCCGTGTGTTAGAGATGCAAGAAAATGCAACGATCGTATTTACCAGAACCAAACAGGCGACGTTAGAGTTAGCCAGCGCAATGGAGTCCAGAGGATTTCGTAGTGAAGCCCTCAATGGCGATATGAATCAGAATTTACGTGAAAGGGCTGTTGAGCAACTGAAAAAAGGAACAATTGATGTTGTTATCGCGACCGATGTTGCTGCGCGGGGCCTGGATGTTGAAAGAATTGGTTTAGTTGTGAACTATGATATTCCTTTTGACAGCGAAGCCTATGTTCACCGTATTGGTCGCACAGGACGGGCAGGCCGTTCAGGCGAAGCCGTTCTTTTTGTTAATCGACGTGAATGCCGGATGCTCCAGCAAATCGAACGGATGACCCGTCAGAAAATTGAACGTATTGACTTACCTACAGGCAAAATGCTGGAGGAAAAACGTCTTGAACGTTTTAATGCCCAATTATCTCAGCTAGATGATTCACAGCGGCTTTCTGATTATCAACATCTGATTACGGACTTGGTTGGTAAGCGTGATGAGACAATTGAGTCTCTGGCTGCAAAATTATTAATGATTGCTCAGGGTTCGCGCCCATTAAAAGTTATTGAACCGCCAGTTGAAGAGACTTCAATGAATGCAAGAGTTCGTAAGCCTAAACGTCAAAATGATAAAAAACAACGACGTGCAACAGCGGATGTTCCAATGGAGCGTTTTCGTCTGGAAGTCGGACGCGATCATGGTGCACAACCGAAGCACATTGTCGGTGCAATCGCCAATGAAGCGAATATTGAGAGTCAATTTATTGGCCGCATTGAGTTATTCGATGATCATAGTACTGTCGAATTACCTAAAGGAATGCCAGAAGCGGTATTTAAAGAGCTTGGCAAAGCATAC
- a CDS encoding A-adding tRNA nucleotidyltransferase, which translates to MESLRVRQYMIAQPIVFHPHQPLAQVAKELVEKEQIGAPVCDEHHHVVGWISEQDCLGKMLEDTYYRESITLIDDVMRTDVLSIDPEMSIFELAQMVLGPKPKMYPVVEEGRLIGIITRREILRAINHQLEACFQKGVRG; encoded by the coding sequence ATGGAATCATTACGTGTTCGCCAGTATATGATTGCACAACCCATTGTGTTTCATCCCCATCAACCACTGGCTCAGGTGGCAAAAGAACTTGTAGAAAAAGAGCAGATAGGTGCTCCGGTATGTGATGAGCATCATCATGTGGTTGGTTGGATTTCGGAGCAGGATTGTTTAGGTAAAATGCTTGAAGATACCTATTATCGGGAATCTATTACGCTAATCGATGATGTTATGCGTACCGACGTATTATCGATTGATCCGGAGATGAGTATTTTTGAATTAGCACAAATGGTTTTAGGGCCAAAGCCGAAGATGTATCCGGTTGTTGAAGAAGGCAGACTTATTGGAATTATTACCCGACGAGAAATATTAAGAGCAATCAATCATCAACTGGAAGCTTGCTTTCAAAAAGGAGTAAGAGGATAA
- the grxD gene encoding Glutaredoxin 4 yields the protein MDTIERIKEQISQNSILLYMKGSPKFPSCGFSAQAVQALMQCGERFAYVDILQNPEIRAELPKYANWPTFPQLWVNGELVGGCDIILEMFRSGELQLLVQETAVKYSENKAEQAEE from the coding sequence ATGGACACTATTGAACGTATAAAAGAGCAGATCAGCCAAAACTCCATTTTATTGTACATGAAAGGATCTCCTAAATTTCCAAGTTGCGGCTTTTCAGCACAAGCGGTCCAGGCCTTAATGCAATGCGGAGAACGTTTTGCTTATGTTGATATCTTACAAAATCCGGAAATTAGGGCTGAATTACCCAAATATGCAAATTGGCCAACCTTTCCTCAATTATGGGTAAATGGTGAATTAGTTGGTGGATGTGACATTATTCTGGAAATGTTTAGATCTGGCGAATTACAGCTATTGGTTCAAGAAACTGCCGTAAAGTATTCTGAGAATAAGGCGGAACAAGCTGAAGAATAA